In a genomic window of Dyadobacter fermentans DSM 18053:
- a CDS encoding CIS tube protein — protein sequence MKIIAYKDAAMSDSSKVDEHSATINPETYQLDYKIEYNDKQGQGTSGSQQKFKMTKPEEFTFEFLFDNTGIIDGKAKEDIWDDLKKFKKMLVDYDGAIHQPRHFKLIWGVTLFKGRLTSLNINFKLFKPDGTPIRAVCKCSFKGSIEENIRVAKEDAKSPDLTHEKLVKASDHLTLMTYEIYEDPRYYLQVARANGLTNFRSLAVGQKVFFPPIDKGAK from the coding sequence ATGAAGATCATCGCCTACAAGGATGCCGCTATGAGCGACAGCTCCAAAGTGGATGAGCATTCGGCGACGATCAACCCCGAAACCTACCAGCTCGATTACAAAATTGAGTACAACGACAAGCAGGGACAAGGCACCAGCGGTTCGCAGCAGAAGTTCAAAATGACCAAACCGGAGGAATTTACCTTCGAATTCCTGTTCGACAACACCGGCATCATCGACGGCAAAGCGAAAGAGGACATTTGGGACGACCTGAAAAAGTTCAAGAAAATGCTGGTCGACTACGACGGCGCGATCCACCAGCCGCGGCATTTCAAGCTGATCTGGGGCGTGACGTTGTTCAAAGGCCGGCTTACTTCCCTGAATATCAATTTCAAACTCTTCAAACCCGACGGCACGCCGATCCGGGCGGTTTGCAAATGCAGCTTCAAGGGAAGCATTGAAGAAAACATCCGGGTAGCAAAAGAAGACGCCAAATCGCCCGACCTGACGCACGAAAAGCTCGTCAAAGCCAGCGACCATCTCACTTTGATGACCTACGAGATTTACGAAGATCCGCGCTACTACCTGCAAGTAGCCAGGGCCAACGGGCTAACCAATTTCCGGAGCCTGGCCGTGGGGCAAAAAGTATTCTTTCCACCGATCGACAAAGGCGCAAAATGA
- a CDS encoding DUF5908 family protein → MPLIIRELHIKVAVNAPAEQGGRATAPAAAQAQGGDDDDKEAIVAECVEQVMEILRNRLEP, encoded by the coding sequence ATGCCGCTGATCATCCGGGAATTACATATCAAAGTCGCCGTGAATGCCCCCGCGGAGCAAGGCGGCAGGGCCACTGCGCCCGCCGCGGCCCAGGCCCAGGGAGGCGACGACGACGATAAGGAAGCCATCGTGGCCGAATGCGTGGAGCAGGTGATGGAAATCCTCCGGAACCGCCTTGAACCGTAG
- a CDS encoding phage tail protein, which translates to MATYYPPAGFHFAVKLANSQNDNDSRFQSVAGLSVEYDTESYKEGGENRFEHTLPVRTKYPDLVLKRGLLTEDSDFHKWCSKAFAERKFELADIVVTLLNEAHQPLKTWSIAGAWAKKWSVSDFNAETNALVIESIEIRYQYFTVK; encoded by the coding sequence ATGGCGACTTACTATCCTCCGGCCGGGTTTCATTTTGCCGTAAAACTGGCCAACAGCCAGAACGACAACGACAGCCGGTTTCAGTCGGTAGCCGGCCTCAGCGTCGAATACGACACCGAATCGTACAAGGAAGGCGGCGAGAACCGCTTCGAGCACACGCTGCCGGTGCGTACCAAATATCCCGACCTGGTGCTGAAACGCGGCTTGCTCACAGAGGATTCGGATTTTCACAAATGGTGCAGCAAGGCATTTGCCGAACGGAAATTCGAGCTGGCGGACATTGTCGTCACGCTGCTGAATGAAGCGCATCAGCCGCTCAAAACGTGGAGTATCGCCGGGGCGTGGGCCAAGAAATGGTCGGTATCGGATTTCAATGCCGAGACCAACGCGCTGGTGATCGAGAGTATCGAGATTCGCTACCAATATTTTACCGTGAAATAA
- a CDS encoding phage tail protein — protein MAEYPLPKFHFEVEWGGTKIGFTEVTGLDKQIEVIEYREGQSQVFSKIKMPGLQKYSNITMKKGTFENKTDFYDWLKEADKLRNAVRRDIIIKLLNENHKPVFTWKALQAFPTKVQASDLKADGNEVAIETIEIAHEGLSLVK, from the coding sequence ATGGCAGAATATCCGCTTCCCAAGTTCCATTTTGAAGTAGAATGGGGCGGGACCAAAATAGGTTTTACCGAAGTAACAGGCCTCGACAAGCAGATCGAAGTGATCGAATACCGCGAAGGACAGAGCCAGGTGTTTTCAAAAATCAAAATGCCGGGGTTGCAGAAATACAGCAACATCACCATGAAAAAGGGCACGTTTGAGAATAAAACCGATTTTTACGACTGGCTGAAAGAGGCCGACAAACTTCGGAACGCCGTGCGGCGGGACATTATCATTAAGCTCCTCAACGAAAACCACAAGCCGGTTTTTACCTGGAAAGCACTGCAGGCATTCCCTACAAAGGTGCAGGCCAGCGACCTGAAAGCCGATGGCAACGAAGTAGCGATCGAAACGATCGAAATCGCGCACGAAGGGCTCAGCCTCGTTAAATAA